The sequence gcatttcgTCATTTgttttgctatcaaactgaGACTCAATGTGATTTTTGTATTATGCAATTCATTTATTAAAAGTAGGCTTTTAAAGTGGTATCTGTTCACTTGTTTGCAGAGTAAGCATATATAATTACCGCAAAGGAAATGCTCTAGCAATATTGAAATATCACCATGCTACGGTATGTCATTTCATATTTGTATTATAACATatacaatattattatttttttccttaaaattttaaacttcgTATCTCTATTTGCTTATTAGAAAGTTTAAATCAGTTGTTGTGGCTTGTATTTTATTTCTTGATATTCAGGGCTTTGATGGAAAATGGATAATTTTATGATTCGGATgttgtttttaaatttcatcCTTTTATATCAGGGCCAACAAGCTCTAGTTAAATGGAACTTCCTCTTTTTATAAATACGGGTGGAtagtgaggttgtgggttcatgACCCACTGggtacatgtgtgtgtgtgtgtctcttTCTTATAtaggttttcaattttaatgTAAACTTGGTTGAATTACTTTTAATTCCAGATATACTGATTAGTTGGTAGAAGTTCTTGAAAAgtcagttttcttttttattttcccttttctaGTTTATGAGCTCCATTTCAAGTGGAGCTCTTCTCTTCCCGACAAATCTGTATTCATACTTGACAAGTTCTACATAGGCTGTCTATCTGCCACCAACCTTGCTTGGACTAATCACCTAATAAATTAGGCACAAGGGATTTTTAGGTCAAGAGCCTCTTGGCCCAATGGCACGTCTGACTCCTACCATGGGGATGAGCTTGGGTTCAAAGCCCACCTAGGGCAAAGTCCCTCATCTTACctttaccaaaagaaaaaataaaggctTTTTAGCTTAAAATTTAAGGCCAACACAAGCATCCCACCTTGCTGcttggttaatttatcattgGCACATTGTTTCTGATTTGATGGCCCTAGCACATTGTTGTGATCacccttataaaaatgtatcaCTTGTCCTTTTTACAGTGTAACGCGGTTTCATTCTCAACTGATTGTAAGCTAATGGCCTCTGCATCGGAAGACACGACTGTTGCTCTATGGGAACTTTATCCTCCTCGCACTTAATATTTACTGGTATCGAGCGACAAAACATTTGTACAGTACTGCTGAGGATATGGATTTCTTCTTTTGTCTCACTGCTTTGGGGAAAATTTTAACTAAAGACAATCTCAAGAAGAGGGGATAATTTTCATGGATTGTGTTGTATATGTAAGAACCATGGGGTGTGAGTTGCACATTTGTTCCTTCATTGCAATATAACTAGAGAAATGTGGTCATTAGTCTTTTGCTTATTTGTTAGTTAGGGAATGTCTAATTTAACAGTGGATATTTAGCAAAAAGAGGAATAATAGTGAATATCAAATATGGAAGGCTATACTGCTATATTTGTTGAGGTTCATATGGAGAGAGAAATATATGTTTCGAGGGGAAAGAGCTACCTTTGACGAAgctgaaaattttatttatgaatactATATGTGGAGTTCGGCTTCAATTTCTCTGTCTCAAACAtagttttttttggataaatatgaataactcatcgtgttctttctttctttttccctaatttttaaaaaattccacttgaaaccatgattttttttaaatcgttTCAGTTATATTTCCTTATTAAGTTATTAACGGAAGCTCTATCACCAAagtctcaaaaaattaaagtagtacattttcttttatattattgtCACTTTTAATGACATTAGTGAAATATTTTTGTCAATACATGTTTTTCAGCAAATACATTGTTGGTTTATATTCTCCTTATACCCTCTATACTTACAAAACATTAAGATAATAAGAGATCAATAActatattatctataatttcATGTTTTATCTACTTAATTATGTTTTACACAAAAGTATGAGTTAAAAAATTGGAATCATTGGATGGTcaataacattttatttataCAAAATTGGAAGTATGTCTTAAGAACTTAAAGAACTCGTAATTCGAGCGTggaaatttgtaaatattaaacaaattaaacacTGTTAAATTGCATGACATTGAGAAGAAATTACATAAGTATACCTTCTTTAATATATACTCggtataatattaaaaatgcaCACTTattggtttcaaaaaaaaaaatgcacacttATTGGATTAGTTTGTGATTGTGTTTAATTAATATGATGTgaaatagtttctcaaaaaagaaaagaaaagatgtgaAATAGATAATTGGATAAGAGTTTTATAATCAGTTCGGATCATAGAATTTAAATTCTGATAAATATCAACCAATTATGACTTATCTATAATTCCCCTACTCTTAAGTCTTATCCAATTGTTTTCAACACTATtattaaaaagattttatttcggtttatttgattatttttttcttgaaagtttatgtgatttgtttttcaatgcTGAATTCCTCTACAAGAttctttttgttgataattGCTTTCTTATTATTTAGTTTGCCTTCATTTTCTATCAATATCAATCTTTCATATGATGGAAGGTCACTTAAGATATCTGTAtgtttatttatctatttataatCTATATACCATATAACAAAATTTGAGCCTAAAATTCATGTTTGTATCAAGTGGATATCGCGAAAATGTCAAGAGCCTTATAACTAAACTGGGTAACATCTTCTAGTGTTTTAAATGTAAACATCCAGAAATTTAAATCTCTTCATACTCAACTATggaactatcaaaaaaaaaaaaaaaggtggataCTATAGGTTCGTttagatagaacttattttgttgaaactaaaaacactgtagcaaaataatttttaaatgtgtgaatagtaccgtgagacttatttttaatgaaaaagttactaaaaAATGAGATTTGTGGGTTTCATAAACAGTGCATGGAACTCACTGATGTgctgaaaagtcaaatattatGACTACTAtttatgaacagtgcatgaatagTAGTTGTAATAGTGTTATTTGCTCCTGAAACGCgtgccaaaaaaaagaaaaaaaaatgagtataACGTGCAAACGCGCAAACTTGGACGTAAAAACGtgtatccaaacggatactATATCTAAAGATTAAAATTGTGTTTAGTACATCAATTGCATTGAACACATGTTGGCATCCCAAAGTGTCCGGAGCACAATATACCGGACACAAGCCGTGTTCCCCTAACTAATTACTACATGTATTGTTTTTAACAATGAATTTACAATTAACTTTATATTAACAGTTTTTTTAATACACGGCTTTTTGTTCAACCTAATCAttatttctcaataaaattatatattttataaactcATGACCAAAAGTACACACAACCCATACCCACGGAcatttaacaataataaaaagtgTAATAACAGATAAGATTTGAAGTCCAATCTGTTTGGCCAAAGGCTGACATAACACGCGGTTTCAAACCACAGCTTGGCAAAATTCTTAAAGCCTGACATGGAGACAAAACGTGACCTATAAGGAAGCTAGGCAATTCATAGCTAAGAAAGAATACTTCAAACAAAGCCATAATTAAAGAGATAATAGTCACCTCATGTTCAATAAAGCTTAGCTGAAGTTTGaccaaaaaactaataatttttcactTCTCGTTAACATTTTAAAGTTCTTCTCTGACAATAAAGGGCTTAAAGGAAGGGTTTAGCAGCACAAAGTTTCTGAATTGTCGTTACCTAACTCTCTTATTATTAGAGATTACCATCCATTTGGAATTGGATGCATCCACACGAAAAGTTTTATGATGTTTACTTCATGACTACTTAAATCCTTGTCTTTTTTATCACGTTTACTGCAAgatttcaaaaggaaaaagaatgcATTTGAAAAAGACTTATCGATAATTAtggttaatataataatattaataaataataagaagttTTAGAAGAGATATGTTatctgggaaaaaaaattgcaacctTGAAATGGGAATGAAACTAGGAGGATTCATAAGAATAACGAACACAGGCGCAATTACAAACGGTAACATAagtaatttctaaaaaattataatataaaatggTTAGTAGACTCCATTATGACATGACCCATGTATAATATCCAAAATGAAGTATTTGTGGTTCTTAGCCTAAGATATGTTTGTTCAAGCTTTAAATGCTAACTTTTTGTCATCCATATAAGTTATGTATatcaatcatatatatatatatagagagagagagagagagagagaggtataattttttttaagtcacgTGAAAAGTTGTAATATACATTTGGTATTTGAGTAGTCAaaggaaaccaaaaataacattactTCTATAAAGTACATAATTTTCAATGAGCCAATGAAAATAGTTAACTTCATTCACGCTCCTAGAAGTGATCTACTTACTCAAAAAAGTGATTTTCTACTGTTTTAGCAGTTTATAGAATTCTCATCGAAGATACTATAAGTGccaaaatgttatttttagcATCTAAAACCATAAAATGCTGCTCCATCAAATAtgctatattttaaaaaaatttccatcttGCTACAGTGCGCTCTCATTTTTTAGAGCACACTGTAGCAAGGcgttatcattttttaaatatttttctttctctctcttcagaCTATCACTCTTActttcactctcactctctcattctcgttctctctcatctctctttcTCAGATTCTCCCTCTTGTGGGTCTAATGGGTCTCGATGACTACAAGTGGGTCGTGGGTCAAATGGTGGAGGGTTCGACAGTGGTGGCTTCGATGGTGGTTGGGGTTGGTTGAGACCGTGGGTTGAGGCCATGGGTTTGTGTCATGGGTTGAAGTTGGTTGAGGCCGTGGGTTTGTGCCATGGGTTGAGGTTGGTTGTGCCGATGGGTTGAGGCcatgggttgtgggtttgtggtggttggGTTGCTGGGGTGGTGGTCATCGGAGAGGTTGGGGTGGGTTTTGGTTGCGGTTTTATGGTGGCTTCAGATCGGGGTTGAGGTTCAGATCGGGGTTGTTGGGGTGGTAGGTTTTGGCTGCGGTTTTGTGGTAGGTTTTGGCTGCAGTTTGTGccatgggtttttatttttatttttattttttattttggtggttggggattgaggttgtggttggtggtggtggctgtggctgtggccATGGTTAGAGGTGATGAGCTTGAAAAGCTCAAGCCATGGAGGTTTTGAGAGTAGAATATCAGGGAGAGGGAGAAACTTCTAGACCGGGTTGAGAAAGATGGAGAGAtagtgggagagagagacaGGGGGAGAgtgagaaataattaaaaaaatgaataaaaaataataaagaaagaatatttaaatgaagtgttaaAAATACAGAAGTTTTGATGCAAGGGATATTGTAAAGTGGtgtgttatatgttataaagttgatttttgagatggtaaacgCTAAATTTGTTAGAAGttttgatgggaatgctcttagtAAGCAAGgtgtttagtttagttttttctAGGAACTCTTTTTTATTAATCCACTTTCACTTGGACTAaatcagaaaataaataaatcaattattCCAAACACACATTTATATGGGAATAATGTCCTACTTGTACAATGTTCTCCTCACGTAGGAGTCTTTTCTCTCGACTAGTGCAAGACTTCTCCCTCCCTTAGGCAATTAAGGGCttgctttttattttggttCTAGGATTCTTTGCGGCTGGACATGGCTGAGGATGTGATCAATGGGTTGGAAAATATGAGGTTGACGACAGAAGAGGAAGAAGTGATTATGATATCGAATGAAGGTCGGAAGGAGGAAATTGAGGGTTGCTCTTTGAGTCTGATTGGCAAGTTTCTTACTTGCAAGCCATTCAACAAACGTGCAGCCCATAACACGTTGAGACAAGCTTGGGGTTTGGAGAAGGATATACAAATTGTGGAGGTTGGCTCTAATCTTTTTCAATTTAAGTTCAGTAGAGAATTTGATATGGACAGAGTTCTCAGAGGGGGTCCCTGGTTGTTTGACAA is a genomic window of Quercus lobata isolate SW786 chromosome 2, ValleyOak3.0 Primary Assembly, whole genome shotgun sequence containing:
- the LOC115959230 gene encoding uncharacterized protein LOC115959230; protein product: MAEDVINGLENMRLTTEEEEVIMISNEGRKEEIEGCSLSLIGKFLTCKPFNKRAAHNTLRQAWGLEKDIQIVEVGSNLFQFKFSREFDMDRVLRGGPWLFDNQMLLLCRWHKGMTAANVKFDSVALWVQIWGVPFDMSSPKVASEIGRCLGEVVEVEKRRSLETQNFVYAGQGGSSII